The Reichenbachiella carrageenanivorans region GGAGAAACACAAAGCCTATTTAAAACAAGCAAAAAAGTCCAGCCGTTACCGACTGGACCATATCAACCAAACTATCAAATTGGTTTCTCACAACTACCCTTTACTTATCATCATATCTCATCACCGTGGTTTTATTTATATTTTCGGCATCATCGCGGTAGACCACATAGGGGATGTCGTTGTCCACCACCAGATCGAGGTGATTCACATTGCCATTAGAAAACCCTGCCGTACCTACTGCGGACCAGACACTGCCACTATACTGCATCAGTGTGGCTTTGCCTCCCTTATTGCTATCTCTCATGGCTACCACTATTTTGTCGTCTAGGATACCCAAAGTCTGATACTGTCCGTCGGCTTGAGTGAAGCCTGCCGTGCCCACCACCGACCAAGCGCTGTTGTCGTATTTCATCACCGTGGTTTTGCCCGCTTCGTCATTGTCCGAATAGGCGATGTACGGCACCGTTCCGTCGAACAGCAGATGTACATAAGTAGTCGATCCCGAGCTGATCCCAGCCGTGCCTACGATCTCCCAAGCACCATTTACGAATTTCATCACGGTGGCTTTGGAGGCATTGGCACCATCCTCGAAGGCGATGTATGGCACGCCACTGGCAAACTTGAGCGTGACATAGTCGGTAGCCCCAGCCGTAAAACCTGCCGTACCCACTTGTACCCAATTCGTACCGTCAAACTTCATCACAGAAGCTTTTTCACTACGGCTCCAATCTTTGAAAGCGATATATGGCACACCATTGTCGAACACCAAGCTCTGACTTTCGGAGGTGAAGGAGACTGCAGTGGCACGGGCGCTTATCGTTCGGGCAAAACCCTTGGTACCCACCACCTGCCAGCTACCCGATTCGTATTTCATCACCGTGGTTTTTCTGTTGTTTACATCATCGCGATAGGCCACATAAGGCACATCTCCATTGAATGCCAAGCTTTGAAAGGTGGCATAGCCCTGCGAAAAACCAGCTGTACCTACTACCTGCCATTGGTCATCCTCGTATTTCATCACCGTGGTTTTGTTGCCATTGGCTTCGTCGCGATAGGCTACATAGGGAATACCGTTGTGTACGGCTATGCTCTGATCGTGCGCTTTGCCAGCAGAGAACCCTGCTGCGCCAATGACTTGCCAGCTTGGTGCCACATCCCTGAGCGTGATCGTGATTTCGCTTTCGCTAAACACCTCTCCCACCGAAACTTTGACCGTAGCGGTCACTTCGGTACGCGCCTCGTAGTCAAACAGCGACTTGTCTTTGACAGAAACCTCACCTGCGGCATTGATCGCCAATGCACCAGCTGGCTCTTGCGCCGAAAACGTAAATGATGCTGTACTGCCATTGGCCTTGCTCACCAGCTGACCGAGCACAAAATCATTGGCTGGGTTTTCGTCTACTATGACAACCAGATCCTCTGAGGTCACTCCCGACACCGTGATGGTGAGGTTGACCTCTTCGCTGACCTCGCCATTGATGACAGTGACCACCCCAGTGATCGATGGATTGATTTCGAAATCGAAAACCGAAGGATCACCTACGGAGAGCACACCCGAGGTTTCGTCCAGTGCAATCGCTCCAGAGATACTTTCTGATTTGATGTCAAATGTCAGCTCTCCTAAGGTCGTCGATGCCTGTATGGTACCGATCACATCCCCAGCCTTTGCGCCGCTATACACTGTGGCGGCAAAATCTTCTACAGTCACTTCGCCCATTTCCTTGAGGGCGTCTTCGCTGCACGATGCCATTCCCAGCACCATGAGCATGAGTATTATTTTAGTTTTCATCTTTTGTTCTTATTCAATCTTTTGTCCAAATGTCATTTTTATAATCACTCGCTGACATGCTGTAGCCAGCGATCACCCAGATGTTGTCGTTGAACACAACAGCTTCGTGTCTATACCTCGTTGAGAAATGAGCTCCAGTGATATTGCCCTCTTTCACCCAAGTGGTACCGTCCGTACTGTGCCAAACATCATTCTGATCGGTGCTCCCTTCTCGTCCGCCGATCAACCAAAGTTTGTCGTCGAATGAAAGCATTCTGTGCCCTGCTCTACCTGTAAAATGCGTGCCTACAGCCGTCTTTTGGGCCCAGGTGGTACCATCAGGAGAGGACCATATGTCGTCGAGGTAATCTCCATTGTCGTCGTACCCACCTACAAGCCACATTTCGTCATCGAAGACCACGAGCTCATGCTCGGTACGTTCCGAAAACACAGTAACTACACTTTCGCTGCGAACGGCAGAACCTGGCGCTTTGCCAAACCAAGAGATGCCATCGGTACTAGAATAGATGTCGTTCAAATAGTTTCCATTGCTCTCTCCTCCGATCAGCCACATGGCATCATCAAACACGACTACCTGATGGTTGGACCGTTTGGAAAACCGGAAGGATTTGGCTTGGGTTCTGCCCGCTACGAGTGCATTAGAAGTAGAAGCCAGTACTTGAGTCCAAGTGGCTCCATCGGTGCTCGACCATACGTCGTCTTGAGCACCGTCGTCGTCGCTCCCTCCGATCACCCACAGTTTGCCATCGAATACGACGACTTGATGTTGGTTTCTCGCAGAGAAATGTGTGCCTACTATTGTCTTTTGCTGCCAAGCGACCCCATCGGTGCTATACCACACTTCGTCGTATAGATTGTCTTCATCTCCACCACCGATCACCCACAATTTGTCATCAAAAACCACCGCCTGATGCAACTGTCGAGCAGAAAACTGAGTTCCGGAAACGGAAGCCTGATCAAATAGCACATTGTTGAGCGTGATAGAGACATTGGCTGTAGCCGAACTAGTACCACTAGTCACCTGCACCACAGCGGTCAATTCAGTCGTCAGCTCATAGTCGAACATAGCTGGATCGCCGATGGTCAGCTGGCCTGTAACTGCATCGATGGCCAAGGCACCCGTTTGCGACTGGCTGCTAATGGCATAACCCAATGCTCCTTCGTCGCCAGTGGCGTCGATCGTACCGAGCACGGCATCTGCTTCACCGTTTTCGTCGGTGGTGAGCGTAAAATCCTCCGCCGTGACTACCGCCTCTACGTCCAGTAGCGTGACGGTGACGGTGGCTTCGTCGCTCACCTCACCGATAGTCCCTGAGATGACTGCCGTCAGGGTAGGGTTGGTTTCGAAATCGAACAAAGTAGCGTCTGCCACTGTGAGACTGCCCGTGGCAATATCCAATGCAAAAGCTCCCTCTGGTGACTGAGAGGTAATTTCAAAATCGACGGCTCCTCCTGTGACCTCTTTTTCAATAGACCCGAGTACTTGACCAGGAGTAGGATTTTCTTCTATTGTGATCGCAAAATCTGTAAGATCGACTGTACCGTCGATGAGATCGTCCTCTTTGCAGGCCATGACACATAGGGCCAATAGCGTGATATAAATGATTGACTTCATAATTCGTTTCTTTATAAGTTTAGCCTGCATTATGCAGGTTTAAATAGCTGATTGATTTAGTCTTCGGATACGGACGCTGACGCTGCAAAATCCCTGATCGCTCTGACTTTCTTGCTGTTAGATTTTAAGATGGCAATCTGAGTGAGGTCTGAATACCCTGCATATGCCGCAGATCCTCCCGAGTCTCTACATCGCTGAGTAGACGACCAATAGCCACTCGTCTCTTGGGGTATCTTAGTAAGAAAGGCCATGAGCTCATCAATGCTCGGCAGGTACCAATCGTCGTAGTCGCCCACCACCAATGAAGTACATGCCAAAGCAGCTGGTGAAAACTCGCACAACGACAATATTTCTCTCGTGTTTGAATTTCCAGCGCCCATACTCTGTCCTGTAGCCATGCATTCATAAAAAGTAGGAATTCCTGGAATAGCTATAGTTTCTTGTAGATTATAAGAGTTGCATCCCCATGTGGTACTGCTACTATGATCATTAGGAGCAGCTACTTTGCCGTCGCCCGTATCGAGATCGAGATAGAAGATCAATCCGCCAGCGTAGGTTTTGCCATAAAGCTCGTCTAGGAGCGTATTGTCCGAAGTATAAATTTCGAAGGGTGTTTCTCCTTCATCCAATCGCTCTTGCACAGATAATAGTTCTGTAAGATCTGATACTGTAATGGTGACATCCACGGTATCCTTGGCTTCTCCACTCGTGCCAGTCACTCTAGCAGTAAGCGACGTGTTGATTTCAAAATCAAACAAAGCCGAATCGGCTACAGTTAATACCCCCGAAGTACTGTTGAGTGCCAGTGCTCCTTCTGGTGATTGAGATAGAATAGAAAAAGTGATATCCCCTTCCGATGTAGTGCCAGATAGCGTTCCCAGCACAGCTCCATTCTCAGGATTCTCAGGAATAGTCGTTGAAAAATCGGTTAACGCTATTGTGATTCCCTGTCCTTCTTGCTCCTCTACTATTTCTTTGAGTGCATCATCGCTACAGCCTACCAATACCAGCACCCATAGCCACACATAAATTTTTGTCTTCATTTCTTTCTTTTCTTTTGGTTTAAAAAAAAAGGCCTGAACACCCTTATGTCTGTGCTTTTATTCAACGCACAAGACAACAGGTATTGGCCTTTATTCTCATTATTAATACCAAAAGTAGATCGATGAAAAATGCCCTAAAGGTGTGGATGAGTATTCGAACCCATTCACCGAATATTCGTAATTATTAACTTATAATTCGCTAAATATTATGGGCAATATGTTGGAGAAATTGCTGGACGAAGGCCTAAAAATCTGCCAAAGCAGACATGAGCGCATCTTTTTTTCGTACAGCTACGGGCAGTGTACTCCCATCTTTCATGTAGATCATACCGCCTTCTTTTTTCTCATAGCGGTCGAATTGATGGAGGTTGATCAGATGCGACTGATGGGCTCTAAAAAAAGATTGTCCTTTTAAAAGCTGGTCAAATTCTTTGAGTGTTCGGGATACCATGATCATCCGCCCATCTATCAAATAAAACTTCGTGTAATTAGTCTCTGATTCGCAGCGGATGATATCCGTCACATCCACCAGATAGACCGTTTCAGCATCTTTAAGTACGATCTTTTGATTGGCACAAGAAGATTGTTGGTTTTGCACCAGATTGGCTACTCTCAAATTCTGATCTTGTGCGTCAAAAGCTTGCTGAGCCTTTGCTATAGCCTTGCTCAATTCATCTGGATCTACGGGTTTGAGCAGGTAGTCTATCGCACTGTATTTGAAGGCCTTGATTGCGTATTCGTTGTGACCCGTCACAAAGATAAGTTTGAAATCTAAGGTTCCATACATAGCGAGCAAATCGAACCCTGTTCCATCGTTCATCTCTACATCGAGTAGTACCAAGTCTGGTTTGTTCGCTCTGATACAGGCCAAGCCCTCTTGTACACCACTGGCTTCTCCCACGATTTTCAGGTCGGGAGCGTAAATGTTGATCAGGATATTTAAGTTTTCCCGAACGGTAGCATCATTATCTATCAGTACTATTCGCATAAGTTTGTTTAGGTATTTTGGAGCATCAAAAATGCACCAATCCATCTTAAAAATAAGTCAATTACTTTTAAATCACTCCACTTATATTATTACAAGCGTATCAATATAGGATGCTTTGCTGAATGACGACTAGTGCACTTAGGGGTTTGTCAGGCTGGTATAAAACGACTCTCCTGACCAAACCTTTAGTGCTTGCAGGAGCATTTCAACAGTAGAATTTTTTTGTAACTGAAACCAGATTTGCCCCATTTCAACACGCTGTATCCCAAACAATTTGAGTCTACCTAAGTGGATCATTAGACGTACCTAAAAGGAACTTTCAGATCGACCTTAGCACCCAAAACCTGTCCTTTTTCATTTTCAACATTAGCGAGTACAAGGCTTATTTTCTTTTTCAATGTTTTGTTGAATACCGCCATGCGCTCCTGTATGATGGTGGTGGAGAGCGAAACATGATCCTTAACTTCGCTACTGGATTGGGTATAGCCGCCTCCATTGTCTTTGATCACAATCGAGATATACTCTCCCTCTTTCTCAAAATACAGTTCTATTTTTCCTTTTCCTCCTGCCGGAGCAATGCCATGCTCAATCGCATTTTCTACAAAAGGCTGAACAAACATGGGTGGGATGGTGTCTACTTCTGGGTCGATCAAGTCTGAAATGTGCACTTCATAGTCAAAACTATCATTAAGACGCATTTTATGCACATCCATAAAGTTGGTCAGCATGGCCAGCTCATCCTCCAAAAGGATGAACTCTCTTCGTGAGTTTTCTAGCGTCTCGCGCATGAGTTTGGAGAATTTGGACAAATAAGTGACTGCCAGATCCGACTGATTTTTGAGCATGAAATTTTGTACGGCCAAGAGGGCATTGGAAATAAAATGCGGGTTGAGCTGCGATCTCAGGAATCGCTGTTCCAGTTCCATCTGATTCTGCTGACTCTTGAGCGTTTTCTGGCGGTTGGCAAAAAACACAAATCCAGCGATCAACAAGACCAACACACTCCCTATCAGGATCGTTAGGTTTTTTTGCTCTAGTTCCAGCGTTTGAATGATCGCCTGCTGAGAAAGAGAGGCTATTTCCGTTTCCTTTTTCTCGGTTTCGTATTTGGTTTCTAGTTCCGCAACAATCTGTTTTTTCTCTTTGCCTTCTAACTCTTCTTTAAGGGCAATAAATTTTCTTGCATTTTCATATGCACTCTTGTTCTTACCCAATTGATTCTGTATTGCTCCTAGTTTTTCATAGGCCAAACCTATTTCGTCCTTAGCTTGAATACTTTGGGCTAATTCCAAATTTGAATGAGCAATTAATTCTGCCTCTTGGTATTGCTCCAGCTGAATAAGTAAATGAACTTCCCTATTCCGAACCCTCAGGTACTCCAACTTATAACCTAATTCATTATAGTATTCACCAATCTGACGTTCCAATTCCAACGATTCTCTAAACTTCCCTTGATTCAGATAAACAGTCGCTTGAATGCTCTTGCCTTTAAAAACCCCGAATGAGGATCTCAATCTTTCCCCATATCTGATAGTAGTATCGGCATAGAGCAAAGCCAACGAATCCTTTCTAGCTTTCACATATATTTCTGCTAGTTGATAGGCACTTTGCATTTTTACTACAGGAAAATTATTTTCTAAGGCGCTTCTATAAGATTTTTCTGCGTACTCCTCGGATTTATCTGTATTACCCAAGTGCGCATAAACTCCAGCTATATTTAAGTAGGATATAGCTATTCCTCTTTGATCTTCCAACTTCTCCTCCATCTTGAGCCCATTCAATTGTGCCTCAAGTGCGAGATCATACTCGCTAAGCTTTAGATGACAGTTTCCCAAATTGTTAAAAATATTTGCCCTATCACGAGGTGAAAGGTTGTCCAATGAATCGAGTAAAACCAAATAAACATTGATGGCTTTATCTGTTTCATCCTTAATTGAGAAATGCCTAGCCTTCATCACTTGGCCATCAATAAATGCTCTCAAGTAACCTTTTTCTTTGTAAAAAGATAGCAATCTATCCGCCAATAGATCCAGTGAGTCTATATCTGTACGAGCATACTCTTTAGATTTCTCCACTATGTTTTTCACCCAAACTGAATCGGATTCCTGATCGTCTTTTATAGACTTATTTTCTGTTTGGCTGGTACATGCAGGAAATATAAAAATCAATAAAATTGTTATATGACCTAGCCAAATACCATTGATGAGGTACACGCAAAAAGATCGGAGCATAGATTTTGGTTTCAAGTAGAGAGGCCAATGATATCGCTTGTTCAATGACTATGGAAATAATTAACAAGAAAAATTGCCCCTAGATTAAATCATTGGATATAGAGATATGGTTTCAAACCACACGATTACATAAAAAAGCGAGACCAATAGGCCTCGCTTTTTATGATCTATTATGGATGTCTAGTCTGGATTAATACAAATGCCACCAATCTTTTAGATTGGCATCTGACTGCTGTTTTTCAGCCAATGGCCACTCAAAAGGGTTAACTGCATTGTCAAGAGATTTTGGTTCGATGACTTCTTCTTCCATGCAGCCAACAAGGAAGCTTAGCACCCATACCACTGCAAAGGTTTTGATTAGGTTTTTCATAATATACAATTTGGTTCAATTCAAAAATACCAAATTTATAAAACAGAGAAACCTATAGATCTGAATAAACTAAATTTCAAATTTATTGAGCCTATCTACTCCAGCACCACTGGAAAATCCTGACCACGAGAATAAGTGACCGGATACTGAGGCTTGCCCTTATACTGCGTAGAATACTCGGGCACTTGCGAATCTATATAAGCCTTGAGCTCATAGATGGTCACTTTACCATCTTTGGGCGCACCGTCGGCTTTGCCGCTCAGCGCTTCGAGTAGCACGTAGGTGAAGAGCCCATGCCCCAGCTCGGCAAACTCCGTAGCATACTGCTCGCTGCCAGAGGCCGCCAGCACATGAACCCCCGAACTGCGGGACAATTGTGCCATGGCTTTTTCTTCGCTTGCACCACGTACAGCCAGCAGCTCCGTAGACCCGCCCGACTGGCAGGCATCCAACACCACCAGCTGTTTCAGTGCGCTGATGTTGGCAAATTTCTCCTGAATGACGGCAGCATCTATCGCCTCGTTGGTAAGCAAGTCGAAATCATACAATCTGATATTTTCCGTTGGGATAAAGTAGAAATTGCCCTCCACCATGCTCCCATGCCCCGCATAGTAAAAGAAAAACACATCCTGAGGCCGAGCCTTAGCAGCTATCTCATCGAGCATAGCCAGCATGTTTGCTTTCGTAGCCTCTTCGTTGAACAAGGAGTAGACTTCGGTTTTGTTAAACAACTTCTTGCCTTTGGTTTTCACCAATTTCAAAAAAGCCTCCGCATCTTCTAGCGCATAATTTAAGTCCAAGCTTGGGTTCTTGTATTTGTTGATCCCCACGGCCATCACATGGCAAGTAATATCCTCGTGAATACCCTCTGCAAAAATTTCTCGCTGTGCCAGTTCGGACTCGATCCGCCCCTCGCTAAAAGCCGAAATAGCAATCACATTCTTGCCTGGCACCAGCTGCACTGGATAATGATGAAAGACTGACTTGCCAGGCTTGGGTTTGACAGGCGCCATTCGATCTTGCCCAGGTAGACGCTTACCGTTATGTAGTATTTTTACTTCGTCTAAACCACCGCCCTCATCGGTGATTTTCACCATCACGTCTATTTCATTTTGGGTCAAGTGCTCGCCAGAAGTAGGTGAAATAATCTCCACGCGCGGTGGCGGTGAGTTTTTTAGCATGGTCTTGATGTTTTCGTTGAGCAAGCCTCCTGGTTTCAGCGATTTCCCCAAAATACCCGGCTGATAGAAATCCTCGAAAAACTGATCAAGAGAATAACTTTCCATACCGCGTACAAAAAAGATGTTTTGCTTGGCCTGTTCTGTGGCGTCAAAATACCCGTTTCTATTCGTCACCAGCCAATCGTTTTGATTGAGTAAAACGTGCGAAATAATTTCCTTGCCAGTAGCCACTTCCCAGATCCGCGTGGTGCCGTCCAGACTATGCGTGATTAGATGCTTGTCCGCATGGATAAATTGTGCAAAAAGAATAGCATCCGTGTGTCCTTCAAACGTACGAATAAGCTCGCCCGACTGTGCGTCCCAGATCCGAGCCACACGATCCGAGCCCGCCGTGACCACATACGCACCTCCCTGCGACCAAGAGGCCACATAGAGTTGCCCACCTAGTCGACCAAATTTCTGTACACTAAGACCAGAAGCCACATCCCAAATTTTGGCTCGCCCATCCCAACT contains the following coding sequences:
- a CDS encoding Kelch repeat-containing protein; protein product: MKSIIYITLLALCVMACKEDDLIDGTVDLTDFAITIEENPTPGQVLGSIEKEVTGGAVDFEITSQSPEGAFALDIATGSLTVADATLFDFETNPTLTAVISGTIGEVSDEATVTVTLLDVEAVVTAEDFTLTTDENGEADAVLGTIDATGDEGALGYAISSQSQTGALAIDAVTGQLTIGDPAMFDYELTTELTAVVQVTSGTSSATANVSITLNNVLFDQASVSGTQFSARQLHQAVVFDDKLWVIGGGDEDNLYDEVWYSTDGVAWQQKTIVGTHFSARNQHQVVVFDGKLWVIGGSDDDGAQDDVWSSTDGATWTQVLASTSNALVAGRTQAKSFRFSKRSNHQVVVFDDAMWLIGGESNGNYLNDIYSSTDGISWFGKAPGSAVRSESVVTVFSERTEHELVVFDDEMWLVGGYDDNGDYLDDIWSSPDGTTWAQKTAVGTHFTGRAGHRMLSFDDKLWLIGGREGSTDQNDVWHSTDGTTWVKEGNITGAHFSTRYRHEAVVFNDNIWVIAGYSMSASDYKNDIWTKD
- a CDS encoding LytR/AlgR family response regulator transcription factor is translated as MRIVLIDNDATVRENLNILINIYAPDLKIVGEASGVQEGLACIRANKPDLVLLDVEMNDGTGFDLLAMYGTLDFKLIFVTGHNEYAIKAFKYSAIDYLLKPVDPDELSKAIAKAQQAFDAQDQNLRVANLVQNQQSSCANQKIVLKDAETVYLVDVTDIIRCESETNYTKFYLIDGRMIMVSRTLKEFDQLLKGQSFFRAHQSHLINLHQFDRYEKKEGGMIYMKDGSTLPVAVRKKDALMSALADF
- a CDS encoding tetratricopeptide repeat-containing sensor histidine kinase; protein product: MLRSFCVYLINGIWLGHITILLIFIFPACTSQTENKSIKDDQESDSVWVKNIVEKSKEYARTDIDSLDLLADRLLSFYKEKGYLRAFIDGQVMKARHFSIKDETDKAINVYLVLLDSLDNLSPRDRANIFNNLGNCHLKLSEYDLALEAQLNGLKMEEKLEDQRGIAISYLNIAGVYAHLGNTDKSEEYAEKSYRSALENNFPVVKMQSAYQLAEIYVKARKDSLALLYADTTIRYGERLRSSFGVFKGKSIQATVYLNQGKFRESLELERQIGEYYNELGYKLEYLRVRNREVHLLIQLEQYQEAELIAHSNLELAQSIQAKDEIGLAYEKLGAIQNQLGKNKSAYENARKFIALKEELEGKEKKQIVAELETKYETEKKETEIASLSQQAIIQTLELEQKNLTILIGSVLVLLIAGFVFFANRQKTLKSQQNQMELEQRFLRSQLNPHFISNALLAVQNFMLKNQSDLAVTYLSKFSKLMRETLENSRREFILLEDELAMLTNFMDVHKMRLNDSFDYEVHISDLIDPEVDTIPPMFVQPFVENAIEHGIAPAGGKGKIELYFEKEGEYISIVIKDNGGGYTQSSSEVKDHVSLSTTIIQERMAVFNKTLKKKISLVLANVENEKGQVLGAKVDLKVPFRYV